DNA from Geobacter sulfurreducens PCA:
AGTTCGTGATCACCGGACTCATGAGCGGCGAGGACGCCACCCTCACCAATGCCTTCATCGCCTTCTGTCATTCCAACCTGGCCCACAACCAGCCCGACCGCTTCGGCCTTGACGACGTGCGCGGCGCCTTCCTGGCCCACCCCGAGATCGCGCTGCAGCTGGCAAAGCTCTTCCGGGCCCGTTTCGACCCGGCCGTGGAGGGCCGGGCCGAGCTCTACGAGCGGGTGCTGGCCGAAACCCGGCGTGAGGTGGCGGATTACAACACCGGCCACCGCTACCTGGACGAGGTGCGCAGGACCATCTTCCACTGCTGCCTCACTTTCATCACCCGCACCCTGAAGACCAACTTCTTCGTGCTGGAGAAACAGGCCCTGGCCTTCCGGCTCGACCCCGCCTACCTGACCGAGCTGGGTACTGATTTTACCGCCGACCTGCCTCCGGCCATGCCCTTCCGAGTCACCTTTTTCTTCAGCCGCTTCGGATTCGGTTACCACATCGGTTTCTCCGACATCGCCCGGGGAGGGTGGCGCACGGTCATCTGCCGTACCCCCGACGACCTGGTCACCAACGCCAATACCCTGTTCCGGGAGAACTTCGTTCTGGCTCACACCCAGCACCTGAAGAACAAGGACATTTACGAGGGGGGCTCGAAGCTGGTGGTGGCCCTGGATGCCTCGGACCTGAAAGCGAAGGACCGGCCCCTGGAGACCTGGCGCCTCTACAAGCTCCAGTACGGCATCACCGGCGCCTTCCTGGATATTTTTACCACCGACAACGGCGTGGCCCGGCATCCGGCAGTGGTGGACTACTACCGGGAGGACGAGCCCATCGAGCTCGGCCCCGACGAGAACATGCACGACAACATGATCGAGACCATCGCCTGGATGTCGAAACGGCGCGGCTACATGCTCGGCATCGGGATCATGTCCAGCAAGCGGGTGGGGATCAACCACAAGGAGTACGGCGTCACCTCCACCGGCGTAGTGGCGTTCGCCGAGATCACGATGGCGGAGCTGGGCATCGACATCCGGCGGGATCCGTTCACCGTCAAGTTCACCGGCGGTCCCAACGGCGACGTGGCAGGGAACGCCCTCCGGATCATGCTGGAGCGCTGCCCCAAGGTGAAAATCGGCCTGATCCTCGACGGTACGGCGGCCCTGTGCGACCCCGAGGGCGCGGATCACGGTGAGCTGGGCCGCATCCTGCTGAAGGAGGACCTGGATGCCTTTGATCCGGCGGCGCTCCATCCGGGCGGGTTCATGCTGTTCCGCACCGGCAGCCGGCGCGAGGGGCTGCGGGAGCTTTTCCGGCGCGTGATCAAAACCGATGCGGGGCTCGTGGAGGAGTGGATCTCACTGGACGAATTCTCCAAGGAGTTCGGCGAGTTGATATTCAGCGTGCCGGCGGATCTCTTCATCCCCGCCGGCGGGCGCCCGGAAACAATCGATAAGGACAATTGGGACCAATTCCTCCTGCCTGACGGCACCCCGTCGGCCAGGGCCATCGTGGAAGGGGCCAACTCTTTCATCACCCCGCCGGCCCGCGTGGAGCTCCAGAAGAAGGGGATCATCGTCATGCGCGACGCCTCTGCCAACAAGTGCGGCGTCATTTCTTCATCCTACGAGATCATCGCCAACCTGCTCCTGACGGAGAAGGAATTCATGGAGCACAAGGAGCGCTACGTGGCCGACGTGCTCCGGATTCTGGAAAAGCGGGCCGGCGACGAGGCCCGGCTGATCCTGAAGCGCCGCCGGGAGCAGCCGGGAACCCTGTGCACCGAGATATCGGACTCCCTGAGCACCGAGATCAACGCCAATTATGCACGGCTCTTCAGATTCTTCCAGGCCCGCCCTGAGCTCTGCCTGCAGCCTCTCTACCGCCGGGCGATTCTGGCGCACCTGCCCAAGATCATTGCCGAGGAAGCCCGTTTCCGCCGCCGCCTCACCCAACTGCCCCAGAAGTACCTGTCTGCCATTCTCGCCGCGGAGATCGGCTCGTCCATGGTCTATCGCGGCGACCGGGAAACCGAGTTCGAGGACATGATCAAGCTCCACCTGATGCGCAGTTTTTCGGCTATATAGGCGTTCTATTGGTAAAGGAGAATCAGCCATGTACCTGGCACGAGACAAGAACAACGATCTGTATCTTTTCGAGGCCCTTCCCATCAGGGGCTCCGAGTGCTGGTGGGCCGAAAAGGGGGTCGACGGCACCTACCTGCGGCTCAATCCGGTACTCTACCCAGAGGTGACATGGGATAAGGAGCCACTGCCCGTGCGGCTCATGGTGATGGAAGGGGAGTGATTCAGGAGAACGTTACAGCTTCTGCAGGGTGGGAATCATGTTCGAAACGGGGAATAAGGAGGAAATCGGAACAAGGATGCCCTCCTTGCGAAAGGATGGGAGGAACCAATGAACATCTATCTTGCATCGCCCCTCGGCTTCAGCCCCGAAACGAAGTCCTACCTTGAAAAGGTCAAAGATAAGCTCAAATCTCTGGGACACGATGTGTTCGACCCCTGGGAACAGGATCACTTTGCCGGGCGCATCGAGCAGGCCTTCCGGATAGAGAGCTTCCACGCCCGGGTGGAAGAGTTCAGGTCCATTGCGTCGGGCATCGGAGAGATAAACGAAAGCGGCATCATTGCGTGTGACGGATTGCTGGCGATACTGGACGGTGCCGAAATCGACTCGGGTACTGCCGGTGAGGTGGGATTCGCTTCGGCCCTTGGCAGGAAGTGTTACGGTCTGAGAACGGATATCAGGGACTGCGGGGACTTCGTCGGTATTCCTATAAATCTGCAGATACTTCGCTTCATCGAGCGTAGCGGCGGTTGTCTGTTCAGGTGTATTGACGATATTCGCCTGTGAGTCTGTAGTCGGCTTGCCCTTTGCCGGCTGACGGCAATTTATGGATAGAAAAGCATGTGATCACTGTCGCTGGGCTTCAGTTTGAAAAAATGTACTGAATTCCTGGAGGTTGTAAAAAGTCTCTTGACAGTCTTGCCATTAATTGTCTAGCATTTCATCAACGTAAAGGGGAGTAGTTATCGGCACCAGAAAATGCCGACCCGGTTTCGTCATTACGGTCGAAGGACCCGGAACCGGGGCAGATATCTGCCAACAAGACCTTTATCCAGGCATATGCCGGGGGTAAAGGTCTTTTTTATTACCCCCGGCGATAGCAAATCGTCGGAGGTAATGACAATGAACAGGCTCAAGACAACCCTTCTCCTCTCCCTGCTGACCGTTCTCATGGTCCTCATGGGCAGTGCCCTGGGCGGCAAGTCCGGTATGATCACGGCTTTTGTCATAGCCCTTGGCATGAACTTCTTCTCCTACTGGTTTTCCGACAAGATCGTCCTCAAGATGTACGGAGCCCGCGAGGTCGACGAGCACGACCATCCGCAGTTCTACGGCATGGTTCGCCGCCTGGCCCTTCAGGCGGGGCTCCCCATGCCCAAGGTCTACATCATCCCGTCCGACAGCCCCAACGCCTTTGCCACGGGAAGGAATCCGCAGCATGCCGCCGTAGCCGCGACAGAAGGCATCTTGCGGATTCTGTCGCCGGATGAACTCGAAGGGGTAATGGCCCATGAACTTGCCCACGTCCAGAACCGGGACATCCTGGTGGGAACCATTGCCGCCACCTTCGCCGGTGCAATCTCCATGATCGGCAACATGCTCCAGTGGGGCGCCATGCTCGGCGTCGGCAGAAACGACGACGAGGAGGGGGGCGCCGGCGGCCTGATGGGTTCGCTGGTCATGGCCATTGTCGCACCCATGGCGGCCATGCTGATCCAGATGGCGGTCTCGCGCTCCCGGGAGTACCTGGCGGACGAAACCGGCGCAAGGATCTGCGGCAGACCACTGGCACTGGCCAATGCCCTGCGCAAACTCCATGTCGCATCTCACAGCATACCCATGCAGGAGGCCAGACCGGCCTCAGCACACATGTTCATCGTTAATCCACTGACCGGGGGCAGCCTCCTCTCCCTCTTCTCGACCCACCCGCCAATGGAGGAGCGGATTGCCCGGCTTGAAGCGATGTCCAGAACATCAAGGTAACCAAAGAAAGGAGAACAGCACCATGAAGTGTCCCGTCTGCACCACCGTCAATCTGGTAATGTCTGAACGCCAGGGAATCGAAATCGATTACTGCCCCGAATGCCGCGGGGTATGGCTGGACCGGGGAGAACTCGACAAGATCATCGAGCGAACCCAGACCAAGGAGACAGCCGCAACCCACTCGCCACAACCAGCCGCGCAACCGGCATATGCCCCGCAGCAGACAGGGCACGCACCGGCAGGTTACGGCTACAGCCACGGCCACGGCCACAAACCGTACCGGAAGAAATCGTTTCTGGAAGAACTGTTTGACTGAAACCAGAGCGAAAGAGCGGTCCCAAGTGGATTCAAGCCAGCCTTGTCAACACTATAGCGAAAGGAGACGCTCATGCCCCACTTCAGAAAAGATTGCAGCACTAAAGAGAAAAAAGCACGCCGTACTTTGGGTAATCGGCTCGACAACGTGATTTCCATAAGAATCAGCGACCAGGAAAAACGCAATCTTGAGCGCCTTATCAAGCGTTCTTCCAAGAGTGTCTCGGAGGTCATGCGGGAGGCACTGGAGCTCTGGTCGTACAAGCAGCGTGCTCTATTCAGCGAGTAACAGCGAGTCCAGTCTGGAAGTCTGGCCAGTGTCCGTCCGGAGTCTCCGGCTGGACACTGGCCGGTTATCCGAGCAGCCATTCAACTGGCTCGTGCATTGAGGGTCGCACGGTGGTGCGCACGGTGCCCCGCACAAGAAGTTCCGTAGTTTGACGCCGCCACGAATAAAAAAATCTTTCAGGATGAAAACGAATAGCCCTCAGAAACGGGAAAGGTAATCACTATGGCAACATCAACGATATTATGGGGAGGGTTCATACTGCTGGTGGTCATTATGCTGGCCGTTGACCTCGGGATGAACCGCAAGAGTCATAGGGTATCCTTTAAGGAGGCCCTCGGCTGGAGCATCCTCTGGGTCGGCCTGGCACTGGCCTTCAACGTGGGGATATACTTCGTGTTGGGCCAACAGAAGGCCCTGGAGTTCCTGACCGGCTACCTGATTGAAAAATCCCTGTCCGTTGACAACCTGTTCGTGTTCATCATGATATTCACGGTCTTCGGGGTTCGCGGCGAACTGCAGGCCCGGGTGCTGAAGTGGGGTATCCTGGGTGCCCTGATAATGCGGGTAGTTTTCATCTTTCTCGGGGCTGAACTGCTGGAGCGTTTCCAGTGGCTTTTCTACATCTTCGGTGCAGTGCTGATCTATACAGCCTCCAAGATGGCATTTGGCGCCAGCGAAGAAATGGACCCGGACAAGAATCTCATGGTGAGGTTGGCGCGCAAGGTTCTGCCCATGACCCGGAAGATCCGTGGCGACTGGTTCTTCACCCGCCGATTGGGCCTCTGGGTTGCCAGTCCGCTATTCATGGTTCTTCTCGTGGTTGAGAGCAGCGACCTTGTCTTTGCGCTCGATTCGATACCGGCCATCTTTGCCATCACCCTTGACCCCTTTATCGTGCTCACGTCCAACGTGTTTGCCATCATGGGGCTACGGGCCTTGTATTTCCTGCTGGCAGAAGTAATGGGAATGTTTGCCTATCTGAAGTACGGGATATCATTCATTCTGGCTTTTGTCGGCATAAAGATGATTCTGATTATGCTTGGAGTACATATTCCCATTGCCATATCCCTTGGGGTTATCGTCTTGAGTCTGGTAGTTGCCATGGGATTGTCTTTGCTGGCCAACCGCATGGGGTATGCCAACAGGGTGTCCGGGGAGATTCCGTAGTCGCGCAGGTCGATAAGGGAACAATTTTCGCTGCATGGCAGAATCCTTTGCAAACATCTATTGTCACTGGTGTTAGAGGCCAATACTTACCTTTCCCTCGCTTCTGCGGACATGCCGTGGATGTTGTGAGAGATCGGTTTGGGGACTTCACGGTACGTTCGGTACTATCCTGCTGATACTCTGATTGCCTTGGGTTGAGGGAGCCGTCAGGAATGAGAATAGCAATCGAGGAGTACTCATCCGCGTGGGAGAGAGCTTTTCTGGCCGAGCGAAAGCGCCTCTTGGGTACTGCACTCCCAGTAGATGCCCACGTTGAGCATATCGGCAGTACGGCGGTTACAGGGTTGGCTGCAAAGCCGGTCATTGATATCATGATCGGCCTTCTGAGGGAGAAGGAGCTTGACGTACTGGTCGGTCCTGTCAGAAGTCTCGGCTACGAGTACCTGCCCGAATATGAGACGGTGATGC
Protein-coding regions in this window:
- a CDS encoding NAD-glutamate dehydrogenase domain-containing protein, with the protein product MNAAGAAGRTHTAERAENRRWLREQMNPYFFIAMKDEPEALAVLTRELGMLRRNKRLILADRDKALIVAMVNQPGTLYETLRRIQEREISYAMIAHSDDPIPGLDQNLEIQRFEFDRKTNDDILAGRDVQVPLGIRRTVAAAVRKYYPDFDLADLDRLLRILWLNNENYVRISPPRRVAQVLRLHQEGNRCGGLYLDVEEMENGTAGNESRVFFAVGNPPQKDFLLQVMEVFNRLELGVNRAYCLTISNGIHPYFLGTFYVRRRDGEVLQRGSELFSRLQRELSNTQLLATRSHAYREFVITGLMSGEDATLTNAFIAFCHSNLAHNQPDRFGLDDVRGAFLAHPEIALQLAKLFRARFDPAVEGRAELYERVLAETRREVADYNTGHRYLDEVRRTIFHCCLTFITRTLKTNFFVLEKQALAFRLDPAYLTELGTDFTADLPPAMPFRVTFFFSRFGFGYHIGFSDIARGGWRTVICRTPDDLVTNANTLFRENFVLAHTQHLKNKDIYEGGSKLVVALDASDLKAKDRPLETWRLYKLQYGITGAFLDIFTTDNGVARHPAVVDYYREDEPIELGPDENMHDNMIETIAWMSKRRGYMLGIGIMSSKRVGINHKEYGVTSTGVVAFAEITMAELGIDIRRDPFTVKFTGGPNGDVAGNALRIMLERCPKVKIGLILDGTAALCDPEGADHGELGRILLKEDLDAFDPAALHPGGFMLFRTGSRREGLRELFRRVIKTDAGLVEEWISLDEFSKEFGELIFSVPADLFIPAGGRPETIDKDNWDQFLLPDGTPSARAIVEGANSFITPPARVELQKKGIIVMRDASANKCGVISSSYEIIANLLLTEKEFMEHKERYVADVLRILEKRAGDEARLILKRRREQPGTLCTEISDSLSTEINANYARLFRFFQARPELCLQPLYRRAILAHLPKIIAEEARFRRRLTQLPQKYLSAILAAEIGSSMVYRGDRETEFEDMIKLHLMRSFSAI
- a CDS encoding nucleoside 2-deoxyribosyltransferase; the encoded protein is MNIYLASPLGFSPETKSYLEKVKDKLKSLGHDVFDPWEQDHFAGRIEQAFRIESFHARVEEFRSIASGIGEINESGIIACDGLLAILDGAEIDSGTAGEVGFASALGRKCYGLRTDIRDCGDFVGIPINLQILRFIERSGGCLFRCIDDIRL
- the htpX gene encoding zinc metalloprotease HtpX, with amino-acid sequence MNRLKTTLLLSLLTVLMVLMGSALGGKSGMITAFVIALGMNFFSYWFSDKIVLKMYGAREVDEHDHPQFYGMVRRLALQAGLPMPKVYIIPSDSPNAFATGRNPQHAAVAATEGILRILSPDELEGVMAHELAHVQNRDILVGTIAATFAGAISMIGNMLQWGAMLGVGRNDDEEGGAGGLMGSLVMAIVAPMAAMLIQMAVSRSREYLADETGARICGRPLALANALRKLHVASHSIPMQEARPASAHMFIVNPLTGGSLLSLFSTHPPMEERIARLEAMSRTSR
- a CDS encoding zf-TFIIB domain-containing protein codes for the protein MKCPVCTTVNLVMSERQGIEIDYCPECRGVWLDRGELDKIIERTQTKETAATHSPQPAAQPAYAPQQTGHAPAGYGYSHGHGHKPYRKKSFLEELFD
- a CDS encoding ribbon-helix-helix protein, CopG family, with protein sequence MPHFRKDCSTKEKKARRTLGNRLDNVISIRISDQEKRNLERLIKRSSKSVSEVMREALELWSYKQRALFSE
- a CDS encoding TerC family protein; its protein translation is MATSTILWGGFILLVVIMLAVDLGMNRKSHRVSFKEALGWSILWVGLALAFNVGIYFVLGQQKALEFLTGYLIEKSLSVDNLFVFIMIFTVFGVRGELQARVLKWGILGALIMRVVFIFLGAELLERFQWLFYIFGAVLIYTASKMAFGASEEMDPDKNLMVRLARKVLPMTRKIRGDWFFTRRLGLWVASPLFMVLLVVESSDLVFALDSIPAIFAITLDPFIVLTSNVFAIMGLRALYFLLAEVMGMFAYLKYGISFILAFVGIKMILIMLGVHIPIAISLGVIVLSLVVAMGLSLLANRMGYANRVSGEIP